The nucleotide sequence GGATGTGGATTTGGGTAGAAGGGTAGGGGTGGGAGTGAGTCGATAATGGTAGGGGGCATTCTTTATTTGTTTCTGAAGTTTCTTGATCGTGGGTGGTGTGCTGTCTATGGTTTCAGATATATAGTTTTTAGTAGTATCTTGTGGCTCTAGCATTATCTTATGGCTAgtgttattaatttattttgtatgtacaagtttatatgcGTTTATGTTTTGTGTCTGCTATACTGTTATTGGTTTTAAGccaggggtctatcagaaacaacctctctacttcacctgaggtagtggtatggtctacgtacactctaccctccccagaccctactaggtgggaatacactgggtatggtgttgctgttgttgttgaagttaagTTAAAATAGATTAATTTATTACTGCATAATTTAAATTTAGATGTTTGAAAACTACAAGAAAAATCCTATAAGCTATTGtttgatgataataataaaacgTTGGTAAAAATTAATGTCGTCTGACTCTCGAGAAGCGAAtcatgacaagtaaaagtgaacagaAAAGTAGGGCGCAATAAAATAAGGGTTAATTTAGGTCAAAATTGCAAATATATTTGTGCTAAAGTattaatgacaaacatatctccTTAATTTCACATAATTTAAAGACATATATTTTTGGTTAAAAACATACTTAAGCGCCGCAATAAAATAAGAGTTAATTTAGGTCAAAATTGCAAATATATTTGTGTTAAAGTattaatgacaaacatatctccTTAATTTCACATAATTTAAAGACATATATTTTTGGTTAAAAACATACTTAagcgccccccccccccccccccccccatatttTTTCGTTCATTTTTACTTGCTACATTTTGCTTTGTGAACGTCAATTTGATTAAACTTTGAAGCTAAAATTGAAATAGattaattttaatcttttagatttaaaatttagatgttcAGAAACTATACGAAAAATGCTAAAAGTtgcatcatattaatatgatgaaaaaatacattttaaagtaTTGGTAAAAATTCATGCAGTTTGACTCTTAAAACACGAAACGTGACAAATATAAAGGAATGTAGGGAGTATTTAATTAGCTGGTTAACTGACGGGCGCCTTAACTAAGAGTTAAATTAGatctaaaattacaaatatatttGTTCTCAAGTATTAATGACAGACATATCTTCTTAATTTTGCATAATTTCAAGATATATTTTTGTAAAGACACGTtgcaaaagaaaaacatacttcCTCTATTCCTCTATTACAAACTTCAAAGTTAAATTGAAATAGATTAATTTATTACTTTACAATTTAAATTTAGATGTTTGAAAAGTACTCGTGAAATCCTATAAGTTGTCAtttgatgataataaaaaaaaatattttaaaatattgataaaaatcaATGTCGTCTAACTCTCGAGAAGCAaacgtgacaagtaaaagtgaacatcGAAGTAAAGCGCATTAAAATAAGAGTTAATTTAGGTCAACTATTGCAAATATATTTGTGCTAAAGtataatgacaaacatatctccTTAATTTCACATAATTTAAAAGACAcatagtatttatttttttttattaatgacaaacatatctccTTAATTTCACATAATTTAACGgcacacaatatttttttttgtattaatgacaaacatatctccTTAATTTCACATAATTTAcagagtattttttattttttaagtattaatGACAGACATATCTCCTTAATTTAACATAATTTAAAGGCACACAGTATTGTTTCCTTTTTCTATCATattaatgacaaacatatctccTTAATTTCACATAATTTAAAGACACacaatatttattcatttttttactattaatgacaaacatatctccTTAATTTCATATAATTTAAAGATAcacattaattttcttttttttttcacagtatttttttcttttttttttttacaataaatgACAAATATATCTCCTTAATTTCACATAATTTAAAGACAaacaatattttttctattttttttcactaTTATTGACAAACACATCTCCTTAATTTCATATAATTTAAAGATACacattaattttacttttttttttcacagcatttttttctttatttttttactataaatgaaaaatatatctccttaatttcacataatttaaagataaagaatatttttttatttattttttcactattattGACAAACATATCTCGTTAATTTCACATAATTTAAAGAcacactatttttttctttttttactattAATGACCAACATATCTCCTTAATTTCACATAATTTAAAGACACacactaagttttttttttttttttactattaatgaCCAACATATCTCCTTAATTTCACATAATTATTTAAAGACAcgggatattttttctttttttattttaagtatcaatgacaaacatttctccttaatttcaaataatttaaagacacacaatattttttcttttgttttttagtATTAATGACAAGCACATCTTCTTAATTTCACATAATTTTAAGatacacaatatttttttctttatttttttactataaatgacaaacatatctcCTTAATTCACATTATTTAAATAcacacaatatttttttctttttctttggataTTAATGAGAAATATATCTCCTTAATTTCACATAATTCAAAGATACACagtatttttttcttacaaaCATATCTccttaatttcaaataatttaaagaaacatactatttttttcttttcttttttaactattaataacaaatatatctCCTTTATTTCACATAATTTAAagatttatagtattatttttctttatttttttattataaatgacaaaaatatctcCATAACTTCACATAATTTAAAGACAAACTATATTTTTTCAATCATTTTCACTATTATTGACAGACATATCTCCTTAGTTTCACATTATTTAAAGACACTATTTCGTTTATattaatgacaaacatatctccttaattttacataatttaaagacaaacaatattttttattttttaaaatattaatgacaaatacatatccttaatttcatataatttaaaggcacaaaatatttttaaaaaaaagtattaatgacaaacatatctccTTAATTTCACATAATTTAAAGACAGATAGTaatatcttttccttttttgtttttgttaaaaaCCTACTTAACCCCCACCCCATCCCCAACCCCCACCCTACGCCACCCAACCCCGCCAACTCTCTCTCAATATACATACAGTTAGTTGATTGATTCTCTTCACTCGCCCTATATTCTTTCATATAAtaatttccatttttttctcaaatatgtCTGCCCCCGGAATCCCCGCCCCTGACTGCGCCGCCGCCACCACCGCCGCCCTTTATTTCTGCCACAAATGTACTCACACCGTCACCATTACCCCTTCTGACACCGGCGATCTCATTTGCCCTGATTGTAACAGTGACTTTGTCGAAGAATATGAAGACCCTGACCCGATCCCCAATCTAACCCGCTTGCCCGAACCGGTTGCCTCCATGTTGAGTAACATTTTCATGGGCAGCGATTCCGGTTCCGACGGCGGCGGCGGCGGCGCGCGAATCCCTGCAAGAGAAACGCGAATCGGGTCGGATGATTTTGACCCGGTTACGTTTCTTCAAGGTCATTTAGCTGCTCGTAGAGCTAATGGTGTTACGTTTGAATTCATTATCGACGGTGGCGGGAATGGTACTGGTGGTGGGATGCCGTTGCCGGCGAATTTCGGGGACTATTTCGTAGGTTCAGGGATGGAGGAGTTGATCCAACATTTGGCTGAAAATGACCCGAACCGATACGGGACGCCACCGGCATCAAGGGCGGCGGTGGAAGGGTTACCAGATGTGATAGTTGATGAAGAAATGCTTAGTTCAGAATTGGCACAGTGTGCAGTTTGTAaggatgattttgagttagggttAGTTGTGAAACAGATGCCTTGTAAACATGTTTATCATAAGGATTGCATTGTTCCGTGGCTTGAGTTGCATAACTCGTGCCCGGTTTGTCGGTTTGAGTTGCCAACCGATGATCCTGAGTACGAGAATAGGGAGAGGGAGAATGATGGGGACGcaagtggtggtggtggttcgGGTTCTGGAAGGAGGTTTGCTACTGTGTCGCTGCCGTGGCCATTTGGGATGTTTGGATCAGCGTCATCCTCTAGCCAGGGAGGAGGATCAGGGTCTCTTGGACAGCGGCACAGGGACTCGAATTAGGTATTTATATACAAAACTTTGATCTTCTTGAATATGTTGTGTTTGTTTAGTTCATTTGACGTGAATTTATATACTTGACTTGATGATCAAAATGAACTAGGATAGAAGGTTAATAGGTAGTCGTGTGTTGTTTTGCCGTCCGGTCATATTAGTAGTCATAGTATTGCTCCTTTAGTTTCTTGTCCTTCGATTTCCATTAATATATGTTGTTTCTTGTACCTTGattattgtattttcttgttGTAGTTTTAGTTCTATTGCTATCTGCTATGTTTGTTATTTTCTGTTGAaataggggtaaggtctgcgtacactctacccccTCCCCCGAGACCTCACTTGATGGACTACATCGattatgttgtttttgttattatttgctGATCAGAATAGAAGTTTAACGACTTGACTTTAGGTGTTGATATAATTCCCAAAGGGCTGGTTTTTAGATGTTGATATAATTCCCAAGGGACTGGTTTTTAGGTGTTGATATAATTCCCAAGGAGCTGGTTTTTAGGTGATGATATAATTCCCAAAGGGCTGGTAAATATAAGGAACTCTAGGCTAGTGACTAAGCTGTTGTTCTTCATTTTACTAGGTAGTTGGAATCTCCCTAACTGTGTTCATGAGACATTTCATTCGATCAGCTATGCCTAATTCTGTAACAGTTGGGCTCAGTTATATGTGTTGGTTCTATTTAGATCCGTTTCTATGTTCACGATGTATAGCCGGTCCTTACTTGAACCCATCGAGGCATTTGCTATAAAAATGACCTAGTAGTCAGATTAATATTTAAGGTTCATTGGAAATGTGTTTAACAACAGATCTGTTTCTTTAGATCTACATTTATATCACTTCCATATATGCCTATATGCTATGTATTGACCAACTATTAATGTTAGCAACATACGTAGATATGTCAAGTGAGTGCAGCTACTATAAATTAATGAGACAAACCTTCTTACTCTATATATGGGTTTTTAACTACTTATTTATTTGTGGAATGTTTTATTCGGTAACTTTCAGTGGCAGAACTGGTAATTAATATAGCATTGCATGTTAGAATCTGTACATCTACAAATTTATTAGAGCATAATAGATGTTCTATTCTTAAGAAATTATTTGCATTTGTCTTTATGTGCATGTAAAAATGCTTAGCCATCAAAATGTGTATTATGCCATTACTTGAAATAAAGGATGGTGACCACATCTTAAAAATTGgacaaaatgttgaaaagatgAAGTTATCTCGGTAATTTTATACCGTCCGAAGAAGATTGAGTTTCCCATGTATTTTTCCAAGGTTATGGATGTGGTAGATTTATTGCAACTTAAGCCTTTTGGTGAGCTTTAGACATCAAGATTGCTCATCTTATTGGTCTCTTCTTCATTTTGTACATCTGCTGGTGTTTGGTTTATGATGTTTTTAGTGATATTTCATCATTGAACTTGAAAGTTCTATAGTTGCTCTACGGTGTCAAATAGGGGAGGGCTGGGCTAATTTGGGCAGGTTAAGCTGGTTGAATCATTAAACAAAATGATCATGACCGCCCAAAATTTTCTTGGGTCAAATTAGGCGGGTCAGTTTGGGCTGAGCATCCAGCtcaaaatcattttcattttcaagttGACCCCCACCCTACCCCAATGACGACTATGTAATCAACCCAATCCATCCAAGGATTTTTTTTTGATAGACTTATTTTGACACTTTGAGATGCTCTTGTTGTTGTAGTCTAGTTCAAACAAATAAACTGAATACAGCTGGAGTATACAAGAGAGGTCCAAACTGAGAATATGAACAAGCTCTTTCCTAGTAGACTCGAACTTCTGTAGGTGAGGCTTAAGGGAATACAAAACAGATTGATGTTTTGTTCCAATGGAAATGAAGTGGTCAAAGTCTAAATAATTTATCATATCTGGGTCTCCCTTTCAATTTTAGGGACTCCTCCATTATTCTGTTGATCTCCCTTCTCCCTTCTGGATGCttgagaaaaatagttgaaattgtACCATTATATTGTAAATAGTCAAAGTATATAATGTCTTTGGAAAAATAGTTCCACTTCTTGCTAGATTCAATAGAGTTATTAGTTAAATAGGGTATACTTTTGCCTTTTGCACCTTCTTGATGTGTACGTACCACCACATCTACATAGTGCTGTAAAGCATCAATGTAGTATATTTTCTCTGATAAAAAGAAATGGTACAACTTCTTGATCTTTGTCTTGTAATTAATTAGGTAATATTTCATGCAGTTTATTGGAACCTCTATTTGAGGTCCTATATTCTGATCATCATACACTTCAATTATCATCTCTCTCGTACATTTTTCGCTGATATACATAAATCTTTCaaatttgtattttgattttgtatatacaaattaAATTCTTATTGAGTTCGACCATTAATGATTTCTCTGTTCTAATTATTGTACAGGTTTATGGTCAGTTGGGTTCTTGCTTCTTGCTTGCTTGCTGCGTGTAGCATGCTTGACAAAGTTGGAGGAGTTGTTGGGTAGATAAGAGAAAATGATACATAGGTAAAGGGGGTTAGGTTTCATCTCTTAAACATAGATACAGGTGTTATACAAAGCTCAGATAGTATTTACAAGATTTGGGTCTGAACGCTTTGCGTCAGGACGCCCAAAGTTTTCGTTTTTTTGTTTATGCTTTCATCAATTGCGAATTCTGCTGATCATTTTGATCATTGTGCAGTTGATGTGACATTATTGTTTTGTTGATGAATTTCTTAGCTACATATTTTTCTCTCTAAGGCCTATTATGCTAGTGGTTTGAGTAGGCTTTGTTATTGTTTTGTTGATGAATTTCTTAGCTACATATTTTTCTCTGAACGCTTGAGCTGAGTCTTGTTTGCTTATGCAACTACGAGAGGACGCTACCTATTACTACCCTGCTAGTAATATTACTTTCGAATGTTTCTGCAACTCTCCACCGCTAAAGCGTGGCGAGAAGCAGACATAAAGAGAGGAAAAGAGCACTGTTTTATCTGTGTTTCTCATGCGTTGCAATTGGGACCCTCTAGTCCATTTTGCAGTGTAATTTACCATCTGGAAATAACATGTGTCAGTGAGACGGCACAGGTGGATGGTAATGATTGAAGTACCCAACTTGGATAAAattgtactccctccgtttaaaaaagaatgacctactttccttcttattctgtttcaaaaagaatgatccctttcttttttttttgacaatactttaatttcaactttccacgtggcatgtttaagaccacgaaattaaagggcattttaattgaaggccacaagattcaaaagtcttctttattttcttaaactttgtgtcaagttaaagtaggtcattcttttttaaacggagggagtatcataTTTGCGAAAAAATCCATAACTCCCCCCTTCCCCGACCACCCCTCCCCAAGCACTACATCGAGAAGGCTTCATTGGATTCACCCAGAGTACATAAGCGGCAATCCTTGTGAGCTTGGCAAGCACACCTCATGTTGTGCCGATGTTCTTGAAAGCGCTGCTCTTCATTTGGAAA is from Capsicum annuum cultivar UCD-10X-F1 chromosome 5, UCD10Xv1.1, whole genome shotgun sequence and encodes:
- the LOC107863033 gene encoding E3 ubiquitin-protein ligase RING1-like produces the protein MSAPGIPAPDCAAATTAALYFCHKCTHTVTITPSDTGDLICPDCNSDFVEEYEDPDPIPNLTRLPEPVASMLSNIFMGSDSGSDGGGGGARIPARETRIGSDDFDPVTFLQGHLAARRANGVTFEFIIDGGGNGTGGGMPLPANFGDYFVGSGMEELIQHLAENDPNRYGTPPASRAAVEGLPDVIVDEEMLSSELAQCAVCKDDFELGLVVKQMPCKHVYHKDCIVPWLELHNSCPVCRFELPTDDPEYENRERENDGDASGGGGSGSGRRFATVSLPWPFGMFGSASSSSQGGGSGSLGQRHRDSN